In a single window of the Bacteroidia bacterium genome:
- the ric gene encoding iron-sulfur cluster repair di-iron protein: MKTITEETIAEMVREDYRTAKIFKKYNIDFCCKGNISLEAICLEKNIDTEKIRAELTALQKSKQNRDIDYNSWHLDLLANYIEKKHHRYVEETTPTLKSFLDKICSVHGNKHPELFQINKLFHESAGEFAVHMKKEELIIFPFIRKMVAAETAKKGMEKPSFGSIEDPIEMMKHDHVVEGERFEKIAALSNNYTPPADACNTYKVTFALLKEFEEDLHLHVHLENNILFPKAIELEKKFDHG, from the coding sequence ATGAAAACAATAACCGAAGAGACAATTGCCGAAATGGTAAGAGAAGATTATCGCACAGCGAAAATTTTCAAAAAATACAACATTGATTTTTGTTGCAAAGGAAATATTTCCTTAGAAGCGATTTGCTTAGAAAAGAATATAGATACTGAAAAAATTCGAGCTGAATTAACGGCTCTGCAAAAATCGAAACAGAATAGAGACATTGATTATAACTCTTGGCATTTAGATTTATTGGCAAATTATATCGAGAAAAAACACCATCGGTATGTGGAAGAAACCACTCCTACACTAAAATCTTTTTTAGATAAAATTTGCTCGGTGCACGGAAATAAACATCCAGAACTTTTCCAGATCAATAAACTATTTCATGAATCTGCCGGAGAGTTTGCGGTACACATGAAAAAAGAAGAATTAATTATTTTTCCGTTTATCCGAAAAATGGTAGCCGCAGAAACTGCAAAAAAAGGAATGGAGAAACCAAGTTTCGGCAGCATCGAAGATCCGATTGAAATGATGAAACACGATCATGTTGTAGAAGGCGAACGCTTCGAGAAAATTGCTGCTTTAAGTAATAATTACACGCCACCTGCGGATGCTTGCAACACCTACAAAGTAACCTTCGCCTTGCTCAAAGAATTTGAAGAAGATTTGCATTTGCATGTCCATTTAGAAAATAATATTTTATTTCCAAAAGCAATCGAACTCGAAAAAAAATTCGATCATGGATAA
- a CDS encoding group III truncated hemoglobin, protein MDKSDIKAIDDVHLLVHSFYNKVRKDILLSPIFDAVIKTEDWDFHLSKMCEFWNSILLNTRSFRGDPAGKHLPLPINAQHFSRWLFLFSETVDELFSGETAEMAKSRAFGIGNVMQAMKGIQ, encoded by the coding sequence ATGGATAAGTCTGATATAAAGGCAATTGACGACGTGCATTTGTTGGTTCATTCTTTTTACAACAAAGTGAGAAAAGATATCCTTTTATCACCTATTTTTGATGCAGTAATAAAAACAGAAGATTGGGATTTTCATCTTTCGAAAATGTGTGAATTTTGGAATAGCATATTATTAAACACACGCAGTTTTAGAGGCGATCCGGCAGGTAAGCATTTGCCACTACCAATAAATGCACAACATTTTTCGAGGTGGCTCTTTTTATTTTCTGAAACTGTTGACGAATTATTTTCGGGTGAAACAGCCGAAATGGCAAAAAGTAGAGCTTTCGGAATTGGTAATGTAATGCAAGCGATGAAGGGAATTCAATAA
- a CDS encoding hemerythrin domain-containing protein: MEATKKPIQRHNSLKSISREHHEGLLLCWKIRTGFRNTIAIKRIKNYCDWFFEHQLSPHFKIEEKYLFPILGRENELVKKALSEHRRLKRLFENTTDLEKSLNHIEEELEAHIRFEKRILFNEIQNSATKEELKNAEQQHLELNLNQEKLKDWGDVFWEHSKTSATTF; this comes from the coding sequence ATGGAAGCAACTAAAAAACCGATTCAGAGACACAATTCACTCAAATCAATCAGCAGAGAACATCACGAGGGTTTGCTTTTGTGTTGGAAAATAAGAACAGGATTCAGAAATACGATTGCCATTAAACGAATAAAGAATTATTGCGATTGGTTTTTCGAACATCAGTTATCGCCACATTTTAAAATCGAAGAAAAATATCTTTTCCCCATTTTAGGAAGGGAGAATGAACTGGTGAAAAAGGCACTTTCCGAACATCGAAGATTAAAACGATTATTCGAAAACACTACTGATTTGGAAAAATCTTTGAATCACATTGAAGAGGAATTAGAAGCGCACATTCGTTTTGAGAAACGTATTTTATTTAATGAAATACAAAATTCCGCTACAAAAGAAGAATTGAAAAATGCAGAACAGCAACATCTCGAATTGAATCTAAATCAAGAAAAATTAAAGGATTGGGGCGATGTGTTTTGGGAACACTCAAAAACCTCTGCTACTACTTTTTAA
- a CDS encoding Crp/Fnr family transcriptional regulator, with protein MIPEKILIEFGAQEKKFSKGKFIFSEESEVLFFYQIKTGIVKMSNFSEDGKEFVQGVFKDGESFGEPPLFDEFPYPANAISEAETILFRLPKDFFFELLKNNFDIHLKFTKTLASRISYKAMQMKEFANFKPEHHILTLIDYFKKKNNFSGDGKYQLTLTRQEIAYLTGLRVETVIRTIKHLERIGELEIRKGKVFR; from the coding sequence ATGATTCCGGAGAAAATACTCATCGAATTTGGTGCGCAGGAAAAAAAATTTTCGAAAGGAAAATTTATTTTTTCAGAAGAAAGTGAAGTACTTTTCTTTTATCAAATAAAAACAGGAATCGTTAAGATGTCAAATTTTAGTGAGGATGGGAAGGAATTTGTGCAAGGCGTTTTTAAAGACGGAGAAAGTTTTGGTGAACCTCCATTGTTCGATGAATTTCCATATCCGGCAAATGCTATTTCAGAAGCAGAAACTATTTTATTCCGACTTCCGAAAGATTTTTTTTTCGAATTACTAAAAAATAATTTCGACATTCATCTTAAATTTACCAAAACACTTGCTTCGCGAATTTCTTACAAAGCAATGCAGATGAAGGAATTTGCCAACTTCAAACCGGAACATCATATTTTAACATTAATTGATTATTTCAAAAAGAAAAATAATTTTTCTGGAGACGGAAAATATCAATTGACACTTACGCGACAAGAAATTGCATATCTTACTGGCTTGCGTGTGGAAACGGTTATTCGCACCATCAAGCATTTAGAAAGAATCGGCGAATTGGAAATCCGAAAAGGAAAAGTTTTCCGTTAG